Within Citrus sinensis cultivar Valencia sweet orange chromosome 1, DVS_A1.0, whole genome shotgun sequence, the genomic segment ATTAGCTGTAGCGTGACTTCAAAAGAAACATAACTTGCCTCTAAGTAGTGAGATGGTTACTGAAATTGTTGTTTTGACGGTCAACTAAAAAGTTCCATAGTATGTctgatattttgtttttttttatgaaaaaattccATAACTAGTTTGTAGGAGTACTTAAATGACCATTGAGATGACCCCTACTAAACTTCCATGTTTCAGGGTTCTAAGCAAGGCGCTCCCATGTTGAGAATGGTGAATGTACGTGAcgatttatattttattcattttcattcaactctGTCAGCTTTGCAGTCTTTCTCAATTGCAGTGGCATCTATTCATTCTCAGAGTCCCACACTCCGACCTAAAAATGTACAGAGTTGAAGTAGCTGTATCAAGGACCAGGATGGAGGTTTTTGTAGTAGTTGTAACACTCCTACTGTACAACAGCAGTGCAtaagttgaaattaaaatattttatacatcCATAGAGATTATGTTTTATACTTGCAGTTTGTCTAGTGTACGAATATTGTATCTTAGGTTAGCCTTACTGATTGGGAATTTTTACCCTTCAATTCTTATGGTAAAACATAGCATGTAATTGTAATGTGTTCCTTTTTCAATGAAATTCGGAAGATTTTGTGAAGATAAATGCGTTCGTAATTCCCTTAATGGCCGGTATCATGATATGCCATTGGACTGCCAGGATCTGTTGTGTCAATAACAATTAGAGTTAAAGCATTGAAAATAcatgtattatttatttttttttcaaagaaaagctgccattattattatgttagtCCTCTGTAGCTAGAGTTTTGCCAGAACTACTTATCATTTGTGAAGTAAGATTGGGAATTTGTTTTGGCTGAGTttgatacaaaaataaattgtctATAATGCCTCCAAAAGACACTTTACAGCTTCACATTCACTTCTTGTAAATAAATCTTGTAGATAGTTGAGCTAGAAGGGGCTTCTAGGTATCGGGGGGATCACTGCATCACATTCTTTAGGAAGGGGGTAGTTAAATCACATACTCCCCAAGTAGGTCAGTGGATTTGCAGTTGCAGACAAGCTTGCTGGAGGCCAACCGGCGGGATTGTTCATGCAGCTGCTTTCTTATATTATGCACATGGTTATGTCATTTCATAAGATATGGTTTCTTTTAATTCGCTCCTTTCTTTCTTACTGCTTGTGTTCAGACCAAATGTTCAAAAGTAGGggtattaattatcataatttgtttttggctCAGAAGTTTTACTGCTGCACATGAGATTGCAGATTCAAGAGAATTTCTTCTGTGCAACAAGAAACATACATTAGCCAGATCAATGTACTGAGCATTTCCTCGGGATATTTTCTCATAGTAGTGACTAAGAATTATGATGTATAGAATCAAGCATATTTCCACGTACATCTGTGCAATTGCTGAAGCTAACTTGTACGCCTTTGTACTTTCACTTGTTTTCTGCAAAGATTGCCGTCTTGGTAAAGTCTTTTCATTCATCCATCAGGCACACCTGAGAACACAGAAAGCTAAAGATGATGTTTGCGTTTCTGAAACATCAGGACAGGAGCTCGAATATTCTGTTTTCTCCCTGTTGATGTTATGTGAATGTTGATGGTTTCTACTTTCTGCCAAGCTGAAATGCTTCAGTTGCATTGGCATATGCTTCAGTAGACACTTTCCTACCGGTGTTCATTTCGTTCGTCCCCAGCAATTCTGTTACTGTCAGGCATGTTTCTTGGATGCTTGCAGAGATGATGTTTGAAGTTTATACAAGCTAGCTAGATGCATGAAAGTAGTTTGGCAGATTAGTTGGCTTGTTCGAGTTTCTTCAGTGGGTGGTGCAACTAATAAATGTTATGCAGTAAAGCTTCAAGAATACGAAACAGATACCACTCTATCCCGGTTTGTTCagatgtaaaataaaatggcattCGTATTTGCCAGCATCACAGCATATGAGGAgcaatgaaaaaattttatgaaaaagtaTAAATTCATAAGAAATTGCAGAGAAAAGCTTATATGGAACGGTCGTccaataaatatattacacGTGTTTTGAGTTATTTTCCTCTCTATTATAATTGGTGAATCTAAAAAATGAGTGTAGATGTATTGATTTACTGAATGGACACACGGATGACGTGATGAGTCTGTTCACATCATGGAGCATCGTGTAGCAAGTtagtgaaaatattttcacttcaaatgttatttgaattatatttatttcaatcaaACGTgacaaattaaacaatatcttttttaaaggaagaaaaatcacttatataaattaaaaaaaaatgttatggTTAATGcctattaataaattatacccttttttttggggtaaaCGTACTAAATTATACTCTTAAACTTAACCgcatctcttttatttttttttcccctaattttttttaaataaaatatcaattaggGAGTCTAATTACTTCTGGATCATTGAGCCCAGTACTACAGAGAAGGGGGAATTGAATACGAAGGCAAGGCCCATCAGTACCAATAtggtattaaataaaaacgtTAGGGTTAATATTGTCATTTAGtgaaattataacaaaaaccCTAGGTAACCACCGTGTGTATAAATGGAATAAAAACCCTAGCCCCCGATCGCTATTGCTGTCACCTTTAGCTGCGAAAATGTCGAAGCGAGGTCAGTTCTTCTCTCGTCTCTCTTGAAACTGTTGTTACATTTGTTTTCATTATCATTTACTATTCGCATCATCAACTTATGAATTCcgttttttctcattttctgtTTGCTTCCccgataaaaaataaaaattgaacaaattcaCACGCTTAGATCTCTTGCTGTTTTAAGAACTGTCTTAACTGTTTGTTATATAACATCGATAataagatttgatttttttgtttgtttcagaataaaataatgaaatattttattttattttcggAATTTGTTGTGTCTATAGTGAAAAAAATGAGTAGGTGTTTATGTTAGATCCTGTAAAAAAAgcactaaaataatataaattaaatcagaATCGATGCTTTTCTTGTTGGTTTTACGAGGAAGTCTTTTTTTGGgatggaaaaagaaattcgTTGTCTTTGATATGGGTTTGATGGTCCAGTTATTTTttgtaagattttttttaatatatgaaaatttgtGTCCTTTTGTTTGTAGGACGTGGAGGATCAGCAGGTAACAAGTTCAGGATGTCACTGGGTTTGCCAGTGGCAGCAACTGTGAACTGTGCTGACAACACTGGGGCAAAGAACCTTTACATCATCTCAGTTAAGGGAATCAAAGGTCGCCTCAACCGTTTGCCGTCTGCCTGTGTTGGAGACATGGTTATGGCTACCGTGAAGAAAGGGAAGCCTGATCTTAGGAAGAAGGTGATGCCCGCCGTCATTGTAAGGCAGCGCAAGCCATGGCGCAGAAAGGATGGTGTCTTCATGTACTTTGAAGGTAATTATTCTTTCTGCATTCTTTTTGGTTCGTGGTTAATGTTGAtacattttgtttattgtgTTATTCTTTTACAGTGATATCTGAACAATATTGGTTGTATGCATTATGTCCTGATTTGCActaattatcattttgttaATAGAGGACTGCATTACTCTGTATGTCATTTACACATATGTATATTCTTCTAGTATATTTGTGGTTGAATTTAAATCAACGCTTTTGAAGGTTGAAGGAAACGGGTGGGCATGATATTTATCTAACAAAACGTGTTGTGTTTCTCATAGTGGTTTATTGATGCATTTATGGGGAGCTAACTCAATTTGTTTTTGGGACTCATTATTTAcgttgtttcttttttttttttttgtttagatAAATGAACTGAGTGtgcttttgttgatttttgttttttgttgctgtcttattactattttttttttcagatattgattttgataaacaGAAAATAGTTTCATGATTTATGTAGCTGAAGCAAAGAAGCAGGTATTGCTGGTTAAGGGGTGCCTTGATGTGTGCATATCTCACATTATTTTGTGGGATTGCGCGCACTGTGATTGGATGCTTCCTGGAACCAGCAATATTAACTTAATGGTCGAATATTCTATCGAGTTGGATATCTTCCATGTGGAATCTTGCTTTTCACAATTCggcacattttttttaaacttttgttttggcTGCTATTTCACAAGAATTTGTtggaaatattttgaatttgtattAACTGGTCAGTTTGCTGGTGATGTGGTGTTGAGGATTTCTTGATCTCAAGGTTTCTTTGCACCTCCCATACCCAGCAATATTGAGGTAACCAACCTTACCCCATTCCCGGATGGTAAAGATTGGTTATCATCCCTGTCAAGGTTGGTATACTGCAATTTTGAAGTatgctttttaattttgcaaacTCAATTGTAAGGGAAACTCTTCTTTTGTATCCACCAGACATAAGTCAGGTATCCACCTCAATTTTCAACGGTTGATACAGTTACGAGTCTGGAAAATTAACTGTGTCCATCGTTGCAGATATGGTGATGCTTTGAAGCTCATTTCTGCTCCATTTGGACTCTACATATTTCTTTAGCAATAATCATTGTTTACTGGACTTAACCTTCATATATTGCTCAATGTCTGCATTGCTCTTTAAGCCAGGAAGCTAGTCTGTTGGTCAATGATTGCTGTTCCTTTTTGGTTTTGCTTTTAAGTTATGGAAGTAGAGGCATGTTTTCTTCCAAATTTCTGACAATGAAAATCATGTATCTTTGCAGATAATGCTGGTGTTATTGTGAATCCAAAGGGAGAAATGAAGGGTATAGCCaatattctcattttaataTCATGTGCCTacgtttgatttgatttgaacCCATTCTTCTTTAATATGGCGTCTGTTGATTGTGGTATCGGTTTTGTTGTATTTAGGTTCTGCCATCACCGGTCCAATTGGTAAAGAGTGTGCTGATTTGTGGCCGAGAATTGCAAGTGCAGCCAATGCTATCGTTTAAGACATTCAAGACCGATAACCTATATCATCCTTTTTGTTGCACTAAAAAGAAATCTGGTGAAGTTTCATAGTAGGAAGGAGTAAAGCTTTTCTGTGAACTTTCTGTATGATTTTGTTATTCTAGTTTTGTAAGTGGTATGAAAGTTTGGAGTTTTGTTGATCTTGATATCATTTTCATGCTGATTGTGTTTTTGAATTCAACTTCCGATGCAATACggtttcaattttatcaactTTATCAAGATATGTTTCTAGTATTTTttgccccttttttttttaccggAAAGTTAACCTTTGATTAAAGGCCAAAATAGTCATTAACACATAGTCACAAGAATAGGAGATATGCTTAGGGCAACTTAAGACTATTCTGGCCTGCTTTAGATTTTGAGCAGGTCTGCATTTAGACGGAGTAGAACTAAGACAGATTTGGCGTACTATAAGTTTAATTTAGCACCAATAAATGTtctctccttttctttctctttcactAATTTCACTTTCACATCCAACAAAGTATAACCACTTTgtctaaaatttaataatttctgCGTTATGCCATCTAATTTGTCATTTTTGGTTGAAGGAAGTGATTACTAAgtagttttcaaaattaaaaaaaaaaaaaaagaaattgatttattaaagaaaatcaactgAAAATGCTCCTGTCCTGTTTTTTCCCGTCATGGTTTAAATTGTTCGTGTCTAATTGCATTAACGAAATTGGGTGCTTGATAGATTGAAGTGCAGCCAATGCTATTGTTTAAGAACTATTACTTATAAATCATTCTCGgttgtagtttttaaataGCAATAGCATATAACAAgaagtatatatatatcttttttcatATCTTGATCAATTCTCAGAGGTAAGTTTCAATATGTCTCTAAGACTCGATGTAACTTTccctttttaaataataatttttctctcaaaacaCATCAAAGTTACTCTTTAATGCTTTTTATATATTGTGTAGTTTTGAATTCAGATTCAATTGCAAATCAGGTTTACAATgcgtttaattaataaattttctattgaataattttagcaagttaattaattaattaattcgtTATGTGTACCACTTTCTAATGCCAACTTGACTGTACATGCGCCATGAGTGCTTCTTAAACCAGAAGCAGTATGATTTGAATTACTTCAGTTTTTGGAATGACccataaatttataactgAACCAATGGTATATACTATTAGTTAATTAGCGATCTTCAagttcttaatttttgtttccttttgaGAATTGCAATATATTAGTAAACTGCAGTGAAATTGTTATTACCATataggttaaaaaaaagaagcatatTTTGCATGTGATTTCACCTCTCACAcaaatatatttcaatatttttaacatatgCATGATATGTTGGGGAAgtcaataaaaatatcttgttttatttatttttgaacttaTTAGTATATAATCTTATTGAGATATTGGAGAAAACTAAATATACAAGCTTTCTCAACTGACAAACAAAGCCATGTGAGCCATGTGAGgtaatttcttgaaaaaagctatctaaaatgttgaaaaaaatcaaaagcaacCTCGTTATCGAGTTGCCTGCTGAGCATTTCATTATCCACTGGTTTCAAGGATGCATTGGACAAATCTTCTCTTTCATCTTCCAAACCCAAGCTAATTAACAATTCATTCATCCACCCAAAGTCTCAAACACACTCAAATTCTTCTCTTTATGCTTCTAACCTCGCCAAATAAAGCTCAAATTCGAAGAAGCCTTATTTTGAAAGAAGAGTGATGAACAACAAAGAAGCTAGAGCCTTTTGGTTGATTTGATATTGtgtttaaaaatgaatttaatacaGTGTTTGAGTTGTTGAAGAAGCTGTTGCATGTTTTTAGTGTGATTCACACTAGTGATAAGTTAAACAAACCATTGTGCATTAgaaattagttattttcatGTGATTTCTATGTTAAACAAAAGTGGGTTTTAGTTTTGTAATCGCAAatataattctaaatttttataataaaattgaaataaaaaaattgagatttttttaatggaattaatttttgtgatcgTATTTGTGATTACAATTTAACATTTAAGTGGGTTTATTCAcaaatatgatttaaattgGCCTGGGTAGTGTTATTCGAGACTCAATGGGTGCTTTTGTGGCAGCTAGGTGTCGCTGTGTTCTTGGAAGATTTAGTGCTCGTGATGCTGAAGCCCTTGGTGTTGGAGAGGCCTTAGTTGGATTAAGCAACTACAACTgtccaatattattattgagatGGATTGCTTAAGTGTGTACAATGCCTTAGTTGATAACCTCTCGGGTCCAAGTAGTTTTAGTCTTATTATAGAAGACTGTTGTGCTTTGTCTAATTCTATTTGAGatgtttctttctcttttgttaCATGATCTGCAAATTCCGCTGCCCACTCTATAGCTCAGGCATGGAATTCTTTGTCAGGCCATGGAGAGTAGAGATCTGTTCCACCTCCGTTCTTATTGGCTGAACTATTTGGCTCTTCTTCTTAATGAATatccaatttcataaaaaaaaaatgttatatatatataagatttcACCTTATGTATCTGCTTGTAACTTGATCATGTGCACTTGTTGCGAATATCCAAATATTGCAAGTCTTTGTCTGTAAACTTGTGTTTgatctaaattttataaagttttgagtCTGCTTTCTCATTTAAACACTGTCatgaaatgattaaaaatgaaatacaaaCCTTGCTATTATGTGTTTAATCAAATATATTGTGCCTAGAAACAAACTTATGGAGCTCTTGATTATCTTTAAATGCATTACTTATTTATGTGTTAATGCCaattcaactttcttttttttgcgCATAATATAAGTTCAATTTcaattgcttttgtttttaaaaaaattccccACAACCATAAGTCCTTTGGGTTTGGCATTTTAGTGTGCTTTCTGTTAATCtcacatatttataaataataagattcattttcaacatattgACTAATTGGCAGGAACAATTAGAAACGGAAGAAGTCAgaatatgattaaaaaaatgaaaaataagatatgttttattaaacaaagaaacatAAGAGAAAAAAGGTCAATGATTGAAGTTAGAGATGGACAAGAATTTCTCAAGGCAAAGGAAATGACTGCAAAATATTGTGCAACTAGTAGCACTCCTGAGAACTAAAGAAGCTCTTCGGTTGGTTATCAAATCATATCGCTTTTTGCACTTGTTATGTTTTTGTGTTTGTAATTTCAACTATAAAACTATATAGTTTCTTCTCTAATGTTctattgttttgtaaatctcaATGGaactataagaaaaaaatgttaagaATGGAGTGTTTTGTGATAgaaatactatttttatttttgaactgCTTGAAACAAATATGATTTGCTTAATTGAAGTccaaaaattgttaaattcttcaccaatatttattttctttttttttaattaatgagtaTGTAATGTCAAGTATTTGGTTATtatggttttttattttattttatccgtGTACTGAGAGCAAAACATATTACATTCTATTAACAAACAGCACCCTAGTGATTGCTATGAAAGTGTTTTAAGCTTtagaggtattttattcatttcattgATCTACTACTAACAGACATTGGATGGAAATACAAATAGTGGAGGAGGTATTTGTAATTACAATCATACTTTCTATCTAGATGTTAATACACCAAATCTTAGGGAAGGTCTCTAAGAATTACCCTTCATTGATATGAAACCAACCATGGCAAATGGAAATGTAGCAAggtgttaaaaaaattggatgcaagatttcctttttcttatgTAATCCAGtatttttaagtttcaaaatacAATAGACAAgccattaattttgtattctcTCAATTAATTTGTGAATTCATGTTTTTCTCATCTTTCTCAAACTTATTGAAAGGATATTACAATTTTGTCAATAAATATCAATGATCGAGGTGTTTAGCAGTTATGGTCCTTATGGAAGTTGTTGGATTATAAGTTACCTTATGTAAATTCGGATAAATgttgttgaaagaaaaaattatcatattgtTCATTGTATTGAATCTTGAACTCAACTTCATTAttgcatcaatttttttttaactttttaaagtcattttttaattatacaagtgaaatcaactttttttttttgtcgcAAATATTATCTCACATAACGAAAAATAGTTATCGAGCTACTAATATAAGCTTGAGACAActctcaatttttaaaatagctTTTAGGTATGAATTAGACTAATTGGCTTCTGAATAATATTTGAGTTAGACTCATGAATAAGTGGGTTCATACTATCTTTTCACATGACAATTGGTCTGATAATATAAGCTTAAGAGAACTCTCCACTCTTGAGCTAACCTTTTAATACGAATTAGGCCCACGAACTTTGATATTTAACATCCATTTTCAATGGGGAAATAGATTTACTAGTATTACAAAAGGTTtacaaaattgataaaatttatacttCTTGACAAAGCTCTAAgtgattgaattttatcacAACTTCAAAAGTATAGATGACCAACAATTTAATTCCaaacttcaaattaattaacttttaaaggtatttctttgtttttttaacgtatttgtttttacaTATATCTAGTACTAAATGTGTAAATACAGCCCAACTAACTTGCAATCGTGATTTGATACcccattttttgtctttttttttatccaactATTAAATTCAATGCAAGAATTACAAAAGCTATTCGAACGGCAAGGATACAATTACTTGGTTATTGACGCTGTAACCCctcttatttcataaaaaaatatgaaaagattaaatttcaagattttgaCACATAAGTCCAGCCCCTCttgtttcataaaaaaatatgaaaagattaaatttcaagattttgaCACATAAGtccatcaaaatattttatgatttttatatgTGTCTAAGggcaatttaataaatgaatatatttaGATATACAAAAATATAGGTGGATTATTTTAACTTGCTAAAATACTCCCCAcatccatttattttaattatcaattacaaaaatcccattttttagtttttttaaaaataaaatacccaTTTAATGTTTACCATTTAAGATAGTGTTACTTATAAggacaaataattattttaattaaataaattaaacttaatttttatttctataaatttgCTCAATATCAAATAACCTTATAATTGTTAGCATAAGATATAAACT encodes:
- the LOC102607109 gene encoding 60S ribosomal protein L23; this translates as MSKRGRGGSAGNKFRMSLGLPVAATVNCADNTGAKNLYIISVKGIKGRLNRLPSACVGDMVMATVKKGKPDLRKKVMPAVIVRQRKPWRRKDGVFMYFEDNAGVIVNPKGEMKGSAITGPIGKECADLWPRIASAANAIV